The following are from one region of the Veillonella nakazawae genome:
- a CDS encoding S-layer homology domain-containing protein, which translates to MKKQFATIFAATAVLGVTTAFAANPFSDVTPDSWAYQAVSQLAQSGIVNGYPDGTFKGQNNITRYEMAQMVAKAMANQDRANAEQQAMINRLADEFSNELNSLGVRVSRLEDRVGNVKVTGDARIRYQGSEDKGVYKANSKSLTDGRARVQFNGKVNDKTEAVVRVKGNYEFGDSTKGADATIDRAYVDHKFGNSVSAKGGRFQQTIGGGLMYDDTFDGAQLNVGNDKVQVQGAYGYMMAGAADGNSKSDNPSVAYVGVKGKVGQESTVGGFYSKLSSGNLNHNGSTVNSDSQDVYGFNADLRKDKVWVGGEWLKASNVNDSQAWTAGVGYGNYDIAKKGTWDVKGQYFNQKANAPIVSSTWDQAYDLTNTSNGYKGYMASVNYAVQDNVGLSAGYGFNSKDQKGNDLSDFYRAELNYKF; encoded by the coding sequence ATGAAAAAACAATTCGCAACAATTTTTGCAGCAACAGCAGTATTAGGTGTAACAACAGCATTCGCTGCAAATCCATTCTCCGATGTAACTCCAGATAGCTGGGCATATCAAGCAGTATCTCAATTAGCACAATCTGGTATCGTTAATGGTTACCCAGATGGTACTTTCAAAGGCCAAAACAATATCACTCGTTATGAAATGGCTCAAATGGTAGCTAAAGCAATGGCTAACCAAGATCGTGCTAATGCAGAACAACAAGCAATGATTAACCGCTTAGCAGATGAATTCTCTAACGAGTTGAACAGCTTGGGCGTACGCGTATCTCGTTTGGAAGATCGCGTAGGTAATGTAAAAGTTACTGGTGATGCTCGTATCCGTTACCAAGGTTCTGAAGATAAAGGCGTTTATAAAGCTAATAGCAAATCCTTAACAGATGGCCGTGCACGTGTTCAATTCAACGGTAAAGTTAATGATAAAACTGAAGCTGTTGTTCGTGTAAAAGGTAATTACGAATTCGGTGACTCCACAAAAGGTGCTGATGCGACAATCGATCGTGCTTATGTAGATCACAAATTTGGTAATAGCGTATCTGCTAAAGGTGGTCGTTTCCAACAAACAATTGGTGGCGGTTTAATGTACGATGATACATTTGATGGTGCTCAATTGAACGTAGGTAATGATAAAGTTCAAGTACAAGGTGCTTATGGTTACATGATGGCAGGCGCTGCTGACGGTAATTCCAAATCCGATAACCCTTCCGTAGCTTATGTAGGTGTTAAAGGTAAAGTTGGTCAAGAATCCACAGTTGGTGGTTTCTACTCTAAATTGTCTAGCGGCAACTTGAACCATAATGGTTCCACAGTAAACTCTGATAGCCAAGACGTATACGGCTTCAATGCAGATTTACGTAAAGATAAAGTTTGGGTTGGTGGTGAATGGTTAAAAGCTTCCAACGTAAATGACTCCCAAGCTTGGACAGCAGGTGTTGGTTATGGTAATTACGACATCGCTAAAAAAGGTACATGGGATGTGAAAGGTCAATACTTCAACCAAAAAGCTAATGCTCCTATCGTAAGTTCCACTTGGGATCAAGCATATGACTTAACAAATACATCTAATGGTTACAAAGGTTATATGGCTAGCGTAAACTATGCAGTACAAGATAACGTAGGCTTATCTGCTGGTTATGGTTTCAACTCTAAAGACCAAAAAGGTAATGATCTTTCCGATTTCTACCGTGCAGAATTAAACTACAAATTCTAA
- the lepB gene encoding signal peptidase I: MSNKIVKEILDWIYAIVLALIIAMVIHIFLIQPTRVSGESMEDTLHNGQYLIVTKWHHIMNEMPNYGQIVIIDSRVNRARTWVDDVEEPLMNYASVFNKAAQTNDVWVKRVIGRPGDVLEFKDGHVWRNGEQLQEPYTKDTKMNYTRSTPVTIPEGYVFVMGDNRNHSSDSRFIGPVPVDHVLGFVSYAI, from the coding sequence ATGAGTAATAAAATAGTAAAAGAAATATTAGATTGGATTTATGCCATTGTATTGGCATTAATTATTGCCATGGTAATTCATATTTTCTTGATTCAACCAACACGTGTATCTGGTGAATCAATGGAGGATACATTACACAATGGACAATATTTAATTGTAACGAAATGGCATCATATTATGAATGAAATGCCAAATTATGGTCAAATTGTAATCATTGATAGTCGTGTTAATCGCGCACGTACTTGGGTAGATGATGTAGAAGAACCATTGATGAACTATGCATCAGTCTTTAATAAAGCGGCTCAAACAAATGATGTATGGGTTAAGCGCGTTATCGGTCGTCCTGGTGATGTATTAGAGTTTAAAGATGGTCATGTATGGCGTAATGGTGAACAATTACAAGAACCATATACCAAAGATACAAAAATGAATTATACACGCTCCACACCTGTTACAATTCCTGAAGGATATGTATTTGTGATGGGGGATAACCGAAATCATTCTAGTGATAGTCGTTTCATTGGTCCTGTTCCAGTTGATCACGTCCTAGGTTTTGTATCCTATGCAATTTAA
- a CDS encoding YitT family protein: MKNEASTHKWSNFIMRCLMMILGALIYTIGLDLFLVPNNIIDGGVVGISLMAAELSGISFSIFVVLFNLPFLYIGYRANGKNFTFSTLFSIVWMAIFSTFAHDFTPITTDPFLGSIFGGIILGIGVGLIIRNGGSLDGSEIVAIIFDRRSTFSVGEIVMAMNLIILGAAGFVYSWNSAMYSLIAYFIAYKMIDITITGLDESKGVMIITDAENSKNLADALNANLNRGVTIMYGEGGYLKQPKHVLYSVVTRLEIMRLKNTVYEVDPSAFITIQDVHDVFGGRFTKNGH; this comes from the coding sequence ATGAAAAATGAAGCTTCAACGCATAAGTGGTCAAATTTTATTATGCGTTGCTTAATGATGATCTTAGGGGCTCTAATTTATACTATAGGCTTAGATTTATTTTTAGTACCGAATAATATCATCGATGGTGGTGTAGTTGGTATTTCCTTGATGGCTGCAGAGCTTTCCGGAATTTCTTTTAGTATTTTCGTCGTACTCTTTAACTTGCCTTTCTTATATATTGGCTATAGAGCTAATGGCAAAAACTTTACTTTCTCTACACTATTTTCTATCGTATGGATGGCAATTTTCTCTACCTTTGCTCATGATTTTACACCTATCACAACAGATCCATTCTTAGGTTCTATCTTTGGTGGTATCATTTTAGGTATTGGGGTAGGCCTCATAATACGTAATGGTGGTTCTTTAGATGGCTCTGAAATTGTGGCGATCATCTTTGATAGACGTTCCACTTTCTCCGTTGGTGAAATCGTAATGGCCATGAATCTCATTATTCTTGGTGCCGCAGGTTTTGTATATAGTTGGAATAGTGCTATGTATTCCTTAATCGCTTATTTCATTGCTTATAAGATGATCGATATTACAATTACAGGCCTTGATGAATCTAAAGGGGTAATGATTATTACAGATGCAGAGAACTCTAAGAATCTTGCAGATGCATTAAATGCGAACCTTAATCGTGGTGTTACAATTATGTATGGTGAAGGGGGCTATTTAAAGCAACCTAAGCATGTTTTATATTCTGTAGTAACAAGACTTGAAATTATGAGGTTAAAAAATACTGTTTATGAAGTAGATCCATCGGCATTTATTACGATTCAAGATGTACATGATGTATTTGGTGGTAGATTTACAAAGAACGGTCATTAA
- a CDS encoding DUF3084 domain-containing protein produces the protein MLVGVKILVIIALMGGLIAYMGDKLGTKVGKRRMSLFGLRPKHTSIIVTIVTGLLVAAATVGVLTITSQSVRTALFGMDQLRADMKQLNDEVAAKTQELIRGQALLEQNKQELAERMAEIEQIRKEVDATKAELASAQAAKDATEAELATLQASYDEVSKKLADLEATRAKMEAHIKDLQTTQEQLQNGIIHLREGTILFQVDQLLAQAVVRPGLSEEDSHAAIKNIIDDTNKLVLRRLGIEDQGQAVVYVDRQNIEVATQKLNRAKTPMVVQVVAAGNIIAGEPAVAVIQVYPQQFIYKNGEVIHSAIMDGGPNAQSAMLQFLKQVNEKAREKGIIPDSLSGDIGTIPGDDLFTAIRRIATMHGKVHVEAYVDGDTYSSGPVHLKLRITQMPVFNDKAKMPAY, from the coding sequence ATGTTAGTAGGTGTTAAAATATTAGTTATTATCGCCCTTATGGGTGGACTTATTGCCTACATGGGGGATAAGTTAGGCACCAAAGTTGGTAAGCGTCGCATGTCCCTCTTTGGATTAAGGCCTAAGCATACATCGATTATTGTTACTATCGTAACGGGATTGTTAGTTGCAGCTGCTACAGTAGGTGTATTAACTATTACATCTCAAAGCGTACGAACAGCGCTCTTTGGGATGGATCAGTTGCGAGCAGATATGAAGCAACTTAATGATGAGGTAGCTGCTAAGACGCAAGAGCTTATTCGAGGACAAGCGTTGCTTGAGCAAAATAAGCAAGAATTAGCAGAACGAATGGCTGAAATAGAGCAAATTCGTAAAGAGGTTGATGCAACTAAGGCTGAGTTGGCTAGTGCACAAGCGGCTAAAGATGCGACTGAAGCTGAGTTAGCTACACTTCAAGCTTCATATGATGAAGTATCTAAAAAATTAGCTGATTTAGAGGCTACAAGAGCCAAGATGGAAGCTCATATTAAGGATTTACAGACAACGCAAGAACAGTTGCAAAATGGCATTATTCATTTGCGTGAAGGTACAATTCTTTTCCAAGTTGATCAATTATTGGCTCAAGCTGTTGTTCGACCTGGTTTAAGTGAAGAAGATAGCCATGCAGCCATCAAAAATATTATTGATGATACAAATAAATTGGTATTACGTCGTCTTGGTATAGAAGATCAAGGTCAGGCTGTTGTGTATGTAGATCGTCAGAATATTGAGGTAGCTACACAAAAGCTTAATAGAGCAAAGACTCCAATGGTGGTTCAAGTGGTTGCTGCTGGAAATATTATTGCTGGTGAACCAGCGGTAGCAGTTATCCAAGTTTACCCACAACAATTTATTTATAAAAATGGAGAAGTAATCCATTCTGCTATAATGGATGGTGGCCCTAACGCTCAATCTGCTATGCTTCAATTCTTAAAGCAAGTAAATGAAAAGGCAAGAGAGAAAGGGATTATTCCGGATTCCTTATCTGGTGATATCGGAACGATACCAGGGGATGATTTGTTTACTGCTATTCGTCGTATTGCTACAATGCATGGCAAGGTTCATGTGGAAGCGTATGTTGATGGTGATACATATTCATCTGGCCCTGTGCATCTTAAGTTACGTATTACTCAAATGCCTGTTTTTAATGATAAGGCTAAAATGCCAGCTTATTAA
- a CDS encoding LptF/LptG family permease — MRLLDKYILKAFVGPFLFGVFAFTSIFIGTGTLFRIAQYITEYGAPLVLVMKAFVLALPSIVILTFPMSVLLASLMTFSRLSSTSEIVVMRAGGLSFLRLAMPVYIIALIISIGAVAFNEFVVPRTNNMYQTIVREQIMKNASPQTQNHIVLKTMNGNDLGTLMYAKSYNAETKKLSMITVQQFGEGGKLQQVENADTAVWNGQYWVMQNGIIYDISAGDGVERTMKFKEQSLPIKSAPKDIQQDQRKPEELTIKELRHQIKAYKAAYTNANKLEMEMYQRFTIPLASFVFALVGAPLGLQKQRSSSSIGFGISILIIFIYYGVMTFAGALGKGGALPTVFAALIPDTLGIIAGLYLNWRVSK; from the coding sequence ATGAGATTATTAGATAAATATATATTAAAAGCCTTTGTAGGTCCGTTCCTATTTGGGGTATTTGCTTTTACCAGTATTTTTATTGGCACAGGCACATTGTTTAGAATTGCTCAATATATTACTGAATATGGGGCACCGCTAGTTCTCGTTATGAAAGCTTTTGTGTTGGCATTACCAAGCATTGTTATCTTAACATTCCCAATGTCAGTACTATTGGCTTCACTTATGACCTTTAGTCGCTTGAGCAGTACTAGTGAGATTGTTGTTATGCGTGCCGGTGGTCTTAGCTTTTTACGCTTAGCGATGCCTGTATACATTATTGCCCTTATCATCTCAATTGGGGCTGTCGCATTTAATGAATTTGTTGTACCACGTACAAATAATATGTATCAAACAATTGTGCGTGAACAGATTATGAAAAATGCATCACCTCAAACACAAAATCATATCGTTTTAAAAACAATGAATGGTAATGATTTAGGCACATTAATGTATGCTAAAAGCTACAATGCGGAGACTAAAAAATTAAGCATGATTACGGTGCAACAGTTTGGTGAAGGTGGCAAGTTACAACAAGTTGAAAATGCGGATACTGCTGTTTGGAATGGCCAATATTGGGTGATGCAAAACGGCATTATTTATGATATTTCCGCTGGTGATGGTGTAGAACGTACAATGAAGTTCAAGGAGCAATCCTTGCCAATTAAGTCTGCGCCAAAGGATATTCAACAAGATCAACGTAAACCAGAAGAATTAACAATCAAAGAATTACGTCATCAAATTAAAGCGTATAAGGCGGCTTATACGAATGCCAATAAACTAGAAATGGAAATGTACCAACGTTTTACAATTCCATTAGCTAGCTTTGTATTTGCTCTTGTAGGTGCTCCATTAGGTCTTCAAAAGCAACGTTCTAGCTCATCTATTGGTTTTGGTATCAGTATTTTAATCATCTTTATTTATTATGGGGTGATGACATTTGCTGGTGCATTAGGTAAAGGTGGTGCATTGCCAACCGTATTTGCTGCATTAATTCCAGATACATTAGGCATCATTGCTGGCCTATATTTGAATTGGCGTGTATCTAAGTAA
- the lptB gene encoding LPS export ABC transporter ATP-binding protein: MYIETKNLVKTFSGRNVVDGVSLRVDKGQVVGLLGPNGAGKTTSFYMIVGIERPSSGIITVDGKDITNIPMYKRAAEGIGYLPQEASIFRSMTVEDNIRAMLQTTSKKSDEIEAIVESLIEEFHIGHVRDRMGMQLSGGERRRVEIARCLALEPNFILLDEPFAGVDPIAVADIQQIILHVKNRGIGILITDHNVRETLGIVDKAYILSSGKILLEGTPEEIANDPIAREHYLGDNFRL, encoded by the coding sequence ATGTATATAGAAACCAAAAACTTAGTCAAAACCTTTAGCGGTCGCAATGTTGTAGACGGGGTTAGTTTACGCGTTGATAAGGGGCAAGTCGTTGGGCTCCTAGGTCCTAATGGTGCAGGGAAAACTACATCATTCTATATGATTGTTGGCATTGAACGACCTAGTTCTGGTATCATTACCGTTGATGGCAAGGATATTACGAATATTCCAATGTATAAACGAGCTGCTGAAGGTATTGGGTATCTTCCACAAGAAGCATCAATTTTTCGATCCATGACTGTTGAGGATAATATTCGTGCTATGTTACAAACAACATCAAAGAAATCTGATGAAATTGAAGCTATAGTGGAATCTCTCATCGAAGAATTTCATATTGGTCATGTTCGGGATCGTATGGGGATGCAGCTATCTGGTGGTGAACGCCGTCGTGTAGAAATCGCTCGTTGTCTTGCGTTAGAACCGAATTTTATTCTTCTCGATGAACCTTTTGCTGGTGTCGACCCTATAGCGGTTGCTGACATTCAACAAATCATTTTGCATGTAAAAAATCGCGGTATTGGTATCTTGATTACAGATCACAATGTGCGTGAAACATTGGGGATTGTAGATAAGGCGTATATTTTAAGTAGTGGTAAGATCCTCCTAGAAGGCACCCCTGAAGAAATTGCAAACGACCCAATCGCTCGTGAGCATTACTTAGGGGATAACTTTAGATTATAG